The Clavelina lepadiformis chromosome 3, kaClaLepa1.1, whole genome shotgun sequence region ACTAGCTTTCAAATACGATAATTTGCCATGCCCATAAGCTTCTTTTTGGTTTGATGGAAGAGAACCAAGAAAGGCGTCTTGAACAATGGCGCTTGCCTACTCTGTTTGAGAAACAATATTTATGTTCATGACGTGTCAGTTGTCGGAGGTTTTCGCCTTATCATCGTTGCTACGCGCAATTGCCTTTGTACGACTTATCAAGACGCAGTTTAGGTTTTGGCTATACTGGCCAACTAAACTGGTTTCACTTTGGCAAATCAAGAGTATTAAAGCGTATTGATAACATAGTAGGAACGAATCTgatagtaaaataaattgcttataaGAAGTGTAAACAAACTTACAATACCTCTAGATTGGATTACCACAGAGATACTCGCTATAGTGGATATAACGGTTGTTTGACTTGAACCAACGAGCCGGCAcagaacaaattttacttttattgcaGTGCAATGAAGCTGAACTTTGTCATTGCTTCTGTGGTTTTTCAGTGAAACAAAATTGTAACAGAAGTTCAACTCACAGCCTGCAGCCTATTAAATTATCGCTGTAGCTGTATTTAGCCTGACAACTTGTGTTAATTTCATTACAAGTCAATTACTAATTTCATATTAAAATTTTCGACATTCAAAAAATTCAGAAGGTAAATAATAGACCACATATAAAGCTTAGATACACTATTAATATTGAATAAATTCTAGATGAGTCAGTAAgatttttatgtgaaaataCATATTTGGCGAGAAAAGACATCATCATGGCGAGAAGCGACTTCCTAGGACCCAGGTAAAGGCAAAATCAACGCAAACCTAAAACACAAATTAGGCAAACCGGATAAAAATGGAAACACAATGGAAAATAACTTATTCACTGATAATGGGAGGTATTCTTCTCCAACTATAGAAATAAACTTCCAGTTCAACCTAGAAGAAAATCACGTGAACAATGTTGGCACCGCACATTTTCAAATCTGTCCATATCTAGTTTAAGTAGTACGGTCGGTCGTAATCAAATAGCACAAAATCTTTCTTGTACGCATTGTACAAGTTCAGGACCAAATTTCTAGGAATTTTCTCGAAGTATTGATCAACTTTATTCGGCTGTGATCTGTATTGCATTTgaggaaaaaatatttttctgcgTTCTTCAGAAATATTAAGATAGTTGCTTAAAAACTCGATGCCATCTCgcattgtttcaaatttgatgATGTAGTCGTAGTGGGACTGACAAGGGCGGCAAAGTTCGTTGTAGAATTGCCAATGTATTTCTCTGGGTCCTTTGATATCGACTagaaaattgacaaaatcTTCGAACGTTGCCACATCGTCATCGGCTTCGTTACGGTCTTGAATGTCGTGACGTAGGTGCTTGTACTGTTCTTTGATTCTTCGCGACATGGGTGCGTAAACTTGGTTGAACCCAGCACCGGCTGGTGTAAGTTTGCTGACGTAGGCAGAGACTATGCGGTCAAATGGATTCCGAACCGTTATAACCTGCAATtgcgtttattgttttaaaaatgttgctGATGTGAAAAGTTTTGCTATAAGTATCATCGATCCCCACTGAGCACTGATATTTCTTTGGCAGACttaagtttttattgcatAAACATTGATTCGATTTCAGACTTTGATCGAATTCAAAGCTTGAACCACAAGCTGTTTCCGGGGTTACCAGTTGTATTTAATACATTTCTAATCGGTGATTTGTCAATTCAACTTACTGGCGACTAAACCTAGGACACTACAATTGCAGATGTTGGTTGAGTGTTCCTGGGTTTAATCGTCCGTAGGTTGAACCGACTTTATGTTGAAATTCTCATCCTGTATATACAATAATTGCTATGTATACGAGTTTATAATTTATTCAGGATTACTTTAAATAATTTGTCCCAAAATTCTTTCTTGTCTGCCAAATTTTGTATTGAAGAAAATCTCAGCTTTTTCATGCCGAGTTGTATCACGCGTGATCCGGTATTTTCCCGTGAATAAAGTAATCTTCCACCTCAAAGAATCCTTCCATAACGAGTAAAGTCTGCAGCCAGCTGGTGCTTCCGCATTtgtaaatatgaaaaacagACAACTGAAATAAGTTCATATTCGATTAAATGAAGCTAAAGGATGGCAGCCAAGGTTTATAGACTTGTGGAAGTGAAAGCCACAGCAACATCCCTAACCCTAAAGTCACTGAAGCAATTTGATTATTTCATTGAtacatttatttaatttataatacGCTGTCGGTTTTGAATAATTGCGATTAATTAGCAGTCAGTTGTTTGTAGCCCATGCTTGCAACCACgtttattttgaagttttagtatattttgcaaaagtcgAGGGTCAAATTTCTGTTGGAATTCTCATATCGTGTTCCCGGGGAGGTGGGAACAACACGAAAGGCGGTAGGACAGCGTTTAATTACTCGGttaaaagtttactttttgcGCCGCAGACTGCATGTTGACTACAATAGTTTTCGAAATTTACGATTGCGCATTGCTAAATTGGTCTTGGTTCATTAGTGAATTTATATGTGTACTGTATGGGCCTATCCTGGAGTACTGTACCAGTTGTATCCAAATTGACTGAGCATTTTTCATATCTTCGTTAAGGTTGTATAGTGCGTAAATGTATCTATACTCAACAGTTCCTACCATATATGTGCAACCACACCctaaatttaatttactttaaatCTTGCTTTTTACGTATCGTTTACTACATATACGGCTTGCCGATTTTACGGTATGTTGCGGTGGTTGGGTTCAGATCACATTTTACTTGAGACACCGCTGCAaccaattatgacgtcacacgaatgtttgaaaattaagGTTTTTAAGATTTAACTCTTTTCTGTAGGTTAGTAAGAACACATTACGAAAAAAGTGCCGTTTTTTTTCCAAACACCTCATATCGTTTTGAGTACATGTTTCTCTGGTGGATGTAGGATTTTCCCATAAAGCTTTCCTCATCTTCCATGCTTCTGCAGGCAGTCCGCAAATTTCGCAGGCGCTGCTTCTGGACTGAATAATACGACGAGAACCCGGgcatattttttacttcatCGTCGGAACATTGTCGTGACGAGGTAGGAGAATAATAATGTTTATAAAGTACAACTAACATGCAGCCGAAGAGAAAAACTTTGGTCAACAACACCCTTTTCATGACCCTTGATACAGTATTTAACAAACGAAAAGATTGATTACGTTTTGCTTGAAAGAAAGCAGTACAATTTAGACTTGATGCCCGACTTATGTTTATGAATTCATTAAGTTTTTTTGGATACTGCAGCGCGTTATGGAGTAACCAATGGCCAGGTTGTGACTTTGCCTGTAGCCTACAGCTGTTCATcgaaaaataagaaataaatcTCAAGTGAACTTAAGCAGAGAACGTGGCATAAAAGCGAAATTGAGATTGTGCTAAACTAACATCAGCTTTTCCTCTGCTAAAATACCTTTAAACTTAGCATGTCGCCTTCCGTATACAGCACTATAGCTGCATTTTATATGAGCTTGGTACTTAAAACATGAACCCTTGCTTTTACAATCACGCTTAATAAGAATATGTACGTCAtgaatgttaaaaataaaatctaatgAACCTCAAAAAATAATCCAGTGCAATCTAATCTCGTACTAGCAGGTAATAATGTCTACAAGTAAAAGCTCTTGGACTGAAAGAAACCCGTAAATCATACTGATCACATGTTATAGCATTTGAATGATTGCAACGTACTTGGTCTATTCCTATGTAACAATAGTGTGGACGTCAAAGCAAGCTTCCTGTATCTTGTCTTTTGACTTCCTTGTAGTTTTACATAATAGTTCCACACCGAGCAATGCTTAACGGCAACGCATGAGATGTGCATTCGTGCAATAACTTTTCACAATTCTTCTCTAAGGCAGGTGTCGAACCCGAATATGTCGGCGGGTCATAATCGAAAAAAACAACCGTCTTTGTTACTTTGTACAACTTCAAAGCCAGTTCCTCAGGTATTCGAGATCGATGCTGCATCAGTACCGGTATGTGTATATCTAACGTCTTTTGTAGGAACTGCATAGATCCTTAGAAGAAGGGTTTTAAACAGAAAGCTCTATGAATCGCTCAAGACATCTGACTGGGCTCACCTTTGCCACCAGATCTCTTGCACGAAGATCCGAAAATTTTCTGGTGAAGCAAAAATTGTCTTTAGAGCTTTCAAAGATTATCACTGCGTATAGTAACTGTTTTCCAAGCACTTTTGCTATTTCTACAGGAACCAACTGAGAAATGTGTAAAAGAGCATCTTGGTCCTGCAATAACGTGTCACAACAAGCAACGACAAAACAGAAAGAACGGCGAACCTCGCAGTTTCTTTAAAGTGAGCGGGTCATGCGAGCCACATTCACTGCTTACACCTTAGAAGATTGTTCCGGTCGAGATCGATTAATTGTTAAATTTGACCGGGTAGCCGATGTTACGTAAAAATATTGACGCACATGAACAACTAAGAAAAAAGTGCCCTCGGCCTCAGTGGTGACAGTGCAAGTGAAATCGGCGAAGATTTACGCACCAGCTCATTCTTTATTACCTGCACACCATCAGAACAGCACCTTCTATAtggaagaaatattttcaccgATCCAAGAAACTAAAGTCACTCCATGCCGAGCTTTTTACTTATCATTCAGAATACGAAAGAGAAGGTCTATAATTCTTGAGATTAATAGAAAAAAAGCTCCACGAAGCTTGCCGGTCTACAGTTTCAAAATCAATCGAGTATAACCATTTTATTTTCGCATTTTGATGATGAGTTAAAAGCTCCACCTTGAATGAAAGACGCATCTCACATCCTCGTTTTGCAATAGCTCACCGAAAATCCAGTCAGCGAGGCCCACAAAAAATTAATGCGCACTGTAGCAAGAATTTGATGTGGTAAGTTAGAAGCACTGGAACGACAAGCGATATGTGAGCAATGAACATACTGGGGATTAAAGGAGGGAATGAAATAACACTTGAAGATCCGGCTTCCAGTCGTGAAGCCTCACCAACAGTGTATGCAGCTTCACTTGACGGTTGACATCATCCAATGCCCGAAGGATGAAGTAGACAATGACTTCTCAATATCATCGTTGATACAGACGCTCAGGAAGAACAAGCGGAAGATAAAGTGCCCAGTAGTCCGAAACGAAAAGCAGAACAAACGtagaaaaaacttttctacAGATGATGGCGCCCAAGTGTTAGACTAACGTAATTAGGAAATGCAAACGGTGCGAACCACTGTGGCCTTGCCAACATAATATAGACCTACGCCACATAAAATAACCTGTAATGTTTTCTTCatgcattgttttaaatttcatgACGTGGCCATAGTACACCATACGCAGTTCTCACAGCGTAGACCACAGAGCTTCTGATATAGTTTTTCCAAACTTTTCATATCGATAAAGTATATAGgttatttaagaaaaaaattataaaaagtttCCAGTTACTAACATTCGTTACTTTTGCTTCTCAACGCTTTGACCTACTCAGTTGTATTTCTTGTTAATTCTCTGCGAGCATGGGCAGTATGATATGAGACTATAGAGTCGTTGAAATAACATCTCTGTAAACGTCGGTAAAACTCGCCATGTATAGGCATTGTGCAAGTATTAGTTGGTAATAGGCACTAAGGCGGTTACGATTCGATCAAACGGATTCCGAGCCGTCATAATGTAGAAGTGTGGCAGGTTTTTATGCATCGCTGGAACATAGCTTTAAATAAATG contains the following coding sequences:
- the LOC143449792 gene encoding carbohydrate sulfotransferase 11-like, whose amino-acid sequence is MKKLRFSSIQNLADKKEFWDKLFKVITVRNPFDRIVSAYVSKLTPAGAGFNQVYAPMSRRIKEQYKHLRHDIQDRNEADDDVATFEDFVNFLVDIKGPREIHWQFYNELCRPCQSHYDYIIKFETMRDGIEFLSNYLNISEERRKIFFPQMQYRSQPNKVDQYFEKIPRNLVLNLYNAYKKDFVLFDYDRPYYLN